The proteins below are encoded in one region of Trichoplusia ni isolate ovarian cell line Hi5 unplaced genomic scaffold, tn1 tig00001227, whole genome shotgun sequence:
- the LOC113507242 gene encoding uncharacterized protein LOC113507242 — MAFQKSTFVFFLIFAIACKEVAAWTIDLPEVRRFLFEKHEKYKKESKNEYQDYVINKDQEFYSNIQGNSKHNSEHDYEHDHDKDDENYADEYGYHNYMEKKVHKMVRDGSSYLEGLRRSLENYTEFLESCNRQNSSQVSIWVIDKINNQLNSEGKRRKLCAVQSIRTNLLLILLLICIYNKTSIGSPSNSSWSPPYYPPGSSSPNVTGPTPILNYQNFDSVDIPMKSKNSPEMPTPRPTTRPRTGSRMSCDEANDVKEQVRRYAELSMWATKRLQDIAYAKKYQKTDEEEEDELILKLAWFLDRLAYLTGYEPDYKTEEPRRTTSKMTYHDLSISKTKRLSNANLFPSSPGTSTPEPTPFTLVPASEDQKQEMMDCIQRNSSEPATVRCRYPNQIPDIMAQMMSGGTTQSPPSRPSRSNGVIPLSEQSELLITADSSPLTRKLITKRSTEYTTYYYPPKPFHEPSYPAPIVKIIKHRLSNIKAIVKSIVEKRIAHIVEKNEVKKHFEKRSIDNASESSNNNIKQINAVKNEKSVKKLPLSEHPVLTHYPVSDVSVVNTKSFKKRSVDQNSLTNNHIDRLTKFKPIKKATISQKKFETLLKAKKASHHSKYLSQIKTIKKRFVEDPLSKLANYYLKYKVWDNSNPTTKKISKKSETFDVKNNLETLTRHKRTLFKKNVIHVHTNKPVRVGHPHPHIHKKEHKPKLLLTLQKLHELKKKAEKKVHKVIKRSLHYEDMYLPRIPMNPQGDISYYVKNKEGRNYNPSLVQAGQVRLGLEQIFQTGNIEIVHRFGSNYNPLIPAPFYAGIIATNADA, encoded by the exons ATGGCGTTCCAAAAAAGTACGttcgtttttttcttaattttcgcAATCGCGTGCAAAGAGGTTGCTGCTTGGACAATCGATTTGCCGGAAGTAAGGAGGTTCTTATTCGAAAAACATGAGaaatataaaaaggaaagtAAGAATGAATACCAggattatgttataaataaggACCAGGAGTTTTATAGCAATATTCAGGGCAACAGCAAGCATAATTCAGAGCATGATTACGAACACGACCATGACAAAGATGATGAAAATTATGCTGACGAATATGGCTATCACAACTACATGGAAAagaaa gtGCACAAAATGGTGCGTGACGGAAGCTCGTATCTCGAAGGTCTTCGCCGGTCCTTGGAGAATTACACCGAGTTCTTAGAAAGCTGCAACCGACAGAATTCCAGTCAAGTAAGTATTTGGGTAATAgacaaaattaataatcaattaaacaGTGAAGGAAAACGTCGTAAGTTATGTGCAGTTCAATCAATCCGCACGAATttactgttaatattattactgatctgtatttataataaaacgtcGATT GGCTCCCCATCCAACTCTTCATGGAGTCCACCTTACTACCCACCAGGATCCTCTTCCCCAAATGTCACAGGTCCAACTCCAATCCTCAACTACCAGAACTTCGATTCCGTGGACATTCCTATGAAATCCAAGAACTCCCCGGAGATGCCCACTCCAAGGCCAACCACGAGGCCAAGGACAGGCAGTCGTATGTCCTGCGACGAGGCCAATGACGTCAAGGAGCAAGTCAGACGTTACGCGGAATTGTCTATGTGGGCGACTAAAAGACTGCAAGATATTGCTTATGCTAAAAAATATCAGAAG ACTGATGAAGAAGAAGAGGACGAGTTGATCCTGAAGCTGGCCTGGTTCCTGGACCGGCTGGCGTACCTCACGGGCTACGAGCCCGACTACAAGACGGAGGAGCCCAGGAGAACCACAAGTAAGATGACTTACCACGATTT ATCCATATCAAAGACGAAGAGACTGTCGAATGCCAACCTTTTTCCATCTTCCCCAGGTACTTCCACTCCTGAACCAACACCGTTCACCCTGGTGCCAGCATCGGAAGACCAGAAGCAGGAGATGATGGACTGCATCCAGCGGAACTCCTCGGAGCCAGCGACTGTCCGGTGCCGGTATCCGAACCAGATACCTGACATCATGGCGCAGATGATGAGTGGCG GCACAACACAATCACCGCCGTCCCGACCATCGCGATCAAACGGCGTTATCCCATTATCAGAACAATCCGAACTCTTAATCACCGCCGACTCATCACCACTTACTCGAAAATTAATCACCAAACGTTCGACCGAATATACTACTTACTACTACCCACCAAAACCATTTCACGAACCGTCATACCCAGCCCCGattgtcaaaattataaaacatagatTGTCAAATATTAAAGCGATTGTAAAATCGATCGTCGAGAAAAGAATAGCTCACATCGTTGAAAAGAATGAAGTCAAAAAACATTTCGAAAAGCGATCTATCGACAACGCGTCGGaaagcagtaataataatattaaacaaatcaatgctgtgaaaaatgaaaaatcggTCAAAAAACTACCCTTAAGTGAACACCCTGTTTTGACACATTACCCTGTGTCCGATGTTTCTGTAGTCAATACgaaatcgtttaaaaaacgCTCCGTAGATCAAAATAGTTTAACAAACAATCATATTGACCGATTAACGAAATTTAAACCTATTAAAAAAGCaactatttcacaaaaaaagtttGAAACTTTACTCAAAGCAAAAAAAGCATCTCACCATTCAAAGTATTTGtcacaaataaaaacgattaaaaaacgATTCGTAGAAGATCCATTATCAAAACTAgctaattactatttaaaatacaaagtatGGGACAATTCTAATCCAACAACAaagaaaatctcaaaaaaatcCGAAACATTTGACGTAAAAAATAACCTAGAAACGTTGACAAGACACAAGCGTACATTATTCAAGAAAAACGTGATACACGTACACACTAATAAGCCTGTACGTGTAGGACACCCACACCCACACATACACAAAAAGGAGCACAAACCAAAATTACTATTAACTTTACAAAAACTGCACGAATTAAAGAAGAAAGCTGAGAAAAAAGTTCATAAAGTCATCAAAAGATCTTTGCATTACGAAGATATGTATCTCCCGCGTATTCCGATGAATCCACAAGGGGACATCAGTTATTACGTCAAGAATAAAGAAGGCAGAAATTATAACCCTAGTTTGGTCCAGGCAGGTCAAGTTAGGCTGGGCTTAGAGCAAATATTTCAGACGGGTAATATTGAAATTGTTCACCGGTTCGGCTCTAACTATAATCCGCTGATCCCCGCGCCGTTTTACGCGGGAATTATTGCTACGAATGCTGATGCttag